The following proteins are co-located in the Gloeocapsa sp. PCC 7428 genome:
- the cbiT gene encoding precorrin-6Y C5,15-methyltransferase subunit CbiT: protein MPSQLWPYLTPGIPDELFERLPGIPLSKRDIRLLLIAQLRIQPDTVLWDIGAGTGTIPVEVGLLCPHGQIVAVERDVEVANLIRRNCDRFEVKNVEVVEGSAPECLSSLPKPPHRVCIEGGRSIKTIMQEVWRYLLPQGRVVATASNLESLYAVSQSFAELHARNVEVVQSAVNRLETRGFSQTFAAVDPIFILSGEKLD, encoded by the coding sequence ATGCCTTCACAATTGTGGCCTTATCTTACTCCTGGAATTCCTGACGAGTTATTTGAACGCTTACCAGGAATTCCCCTCAGCAAACGCGACATTCGATTATTGCTCATAGCGCAGCTACGGATTCAACCTGATACCGTTTTATGGGATATTGGTGCAGGAACTGGCACAATTCCTGTCGAAGTCGGGTTGTTGTGTCCTCACGGACAGATTGTTGCGGTGGAACGCGACGTTGAAGTTGCCAATTTAATTCGTCGTAACTGCGATCGCTTTGAAGTGAAGAATGTCGAAGTTGTAGAAGGTAGCGCCCCAGAATGTTTATCAAGTTTGCCCAAACCTCCCCATCGCGTGTGTATCGAAGGCGGTCGTTCGATTAAAACAATTATGCAAGAAGTCTGGCGCTACTTATTACCTCAAGGTAGAGTTGTTGCTACTGCAAGTAATCTAGAAAGTCTGTATGCTGTATCTCAGAGCTTTGCAGAGTTACACGCTCGCAATGTCGAAGTTGTTCAATCTGCTGTCAACCGTTTGGAGACGCGGGGTTTTTCCCAGACTTTTGCCGCTGTCGATCCCATTTTTATTCTGAGTGGTGAAAAGTTAGACTAA